In the genome of Actinomadura graeca, one region contains:
- a CDS encoding cupin domain-containing protein produces MNAVSNQPTAPVLVRAADAEFLQDGATSLITLLADAGATGGALTANKATFQKGSPGAPAHFHTKATEMFFVLDGAVRILVDEEIVTLGRGDFLTVPPTVPHAFAPAPGTEAEMLVVFTPGLHRFDYYRLLERVYRGEATVQDIRDSSQQYDNHYFDSPVWAEALAQR; encoded by the coding sequence ATGAACGCTGTTTCGAACCAGCCGACCGCCCCCGTCCTGGTCCGCGCCGCGGACGCCGAGTTCCTGCAGGACGGCGCGACGAGCCTGATCACGCTGCTGGCCGACGCGGGTGCGACCGGCGGCGCGCTCACCGCCAACAAGGCCACGTTCCAGAAGGGGTCGCCGGGCGCTCCCGCGCACTTCCACACCAAGGCCACCGAGATGTTCTTCGTCCTGGACGGTGCGGTGCGCATTCTGGTGGACGAGGAGATCGTGACCTTGGGACGGGGCGATTTCCTCACCGTCCCGCCGACCGTGCCGCACGCGTTCGCGCCCGCTCCCGGTACTGAGGCCGAGATGCTGGTGGTCTTCACCCCCGGCCTGCACCGCTTCGACTACTACCGGCTGCTGGAGCGCGTCTACCGGGGCGAGGCCACGGTGCAGGACATTCGCGACAGCTCCCAGCAGTACGACAACCACTACTTCGACAGCCCCGTGTGGGCCGAGGCGCTCGCCCAGCGATGA
- a CDS encoding flavin reductase family protein: MEDVAALRRTFGCFPSGVTAVCALVDGTPDGMAASSFTAVSLAPPLVSICVQNTSETWPRLRHAPRLGLSVLAENHNEVCMRLSRKEGDRFSGVDWEARPGGGVFVLDSTAWPDCRLHEEIPAGDHVIALLEVQALLASPETPPLVFRTSRFRRLAPA, from the coding sequence ATGGAGGACGTCGCCGCGCTCCGCCGCACCTTCGGGTGCTTCCCGTCCGGGGTGACGGCGGTGTGCGCCCTCGTCGACGGCACGCCGGACGGCATGGCGGCGAGTTCGTTCACCGCGGTGTCCCTGGCCCCGCCGCTGGTGTCGATCTGCGTCCAGAACACCTCGGAGACCTGGCCGCGCCTGCGGCACGCGCCGCGGCTGGGCCTGAGCGTGCTCGCGGAGAACCACAACGAGGTTTGCATGCGCCTCTCCCGCAAGGAGGGCGACCGCTTCAGCGGCGTCGACTGGGAGGCCCGGCCGGGCGGCGGCGTGTTCGTCCTCGACTCCACCGCCTGGCCGGACTGCCGCCTCCACGAGGAGATCCCGGCCGGCGACCACGTGATCGCGCTGCTGGAGGTCCAGGCCCTGCTCGCCAGTCCGGAAACCCCTCCACTGGTCTTCCGCACCAGCCGCTTCCGCCGACTGGCACCGGCCTGA
- a CDS encoding MarR family transcriptional regulator, whose protein sequence is MAGIIHPVERGAVMVDGRDGDRCLPDSPIMKGADAQQAPLRRLHDFLDEISWADPLVEEALSKARRAARTAHPETVMARVWPFLRFEEPTYSYQFIRLLLENDTETADDGSEWREPAHRGWRTPGVPAFADLAPCLTAGVLEGLVLAWRKPVPTPLLRQDLLRDLAAQNHDDLIIEINGERGIGKSVFARALARRVIDPQAAHVVEVGLSRRLPDGRLGLPRPVQEVQREILHNLGVPPAELPDDPEDLKEEFRAVTAAAPDRVYVLDDVPEREDFLIEEVLPERAARVILVSRERLGLSEITNRRVVENRLGPLDEEQQRELLGSVCGELPLAAEPGLRHILMTCRGVARAVLLAGAAISLYGVEAVGSMAARLDRDGTSAVDTLLDLHGRLSGEPASSQARVLGVVAHFQERVIDQRAIAVASGLSTSQVEREMDRLAEAKLVERVEVGDRSLWVGDLGGRVRCPDVVAERAQALDHQRQRSLDDVIEGSRSNRFVEVRDWAKGEQAAQRVEPGRLPPEVATRALPDEIGACLPKVLTHPLKSEPRVIRTSLNLASVHEEVAQLSLEEKSAPSRQVPGEHLMFDQKFRAVLWEEAVWPLSPNEQSKSSLQMLSESSGFDENPDAGVVAAMDREVSVDPVPPLIDDWPDII, encoded by the coding sequence GTGGCGGGCATCATCCACCCGGTAGAGAGGGGCGCGGTGATGGTCGACGGGCGCGATGGAGACCGATGTCTCCCTGACAGTCCGATTATGAAAGGGGCCGACGCGCAACAGGCGCCGCTGAGAAGGCTTCATGACTTCCTCGACGAGATCTCATGGGCGGACCCCCTGGTCGAGGAGGCTCTCAGCAAGGCGCGGAGGGCAGCCAGGACAGCCCACCCCGAAACCGTGATGGCGCGCGTCTGGCCATTTCTGAGGTTTGAGGAGCCGACCTACTCCTACCAGTTCATCCGGCTGTTGCTCGAAAACGACACAGAGACGGCTGATGACGGAAGCGAGTGGCGCGAACCGGCTCACCGTGGGTGGCGTACTCCGGGGGTTCCGGCCTTCGCCGACCTGGCGCCGTGCCTCACCGCCGGGGTTCTCGAAGGACTTGTGCTCGCCTGGCGCAAGCCCGTGCCGACACCACTGCTTCGGCAGGACCTTCTGAGGGATCTGGCGGCCCAGAACCACGACGATCTTATTATCGAGATCAATGGGGAGCGGGGAATCGGCAAAAGCGTCTTCGCCAGGGCCCTGGCGCGGCGGGTGATCGACCCCCAGGCGGCGCATGTCGTCGAGGTCGGGCTCTCTCGCAGGCTGCCGGACGGACGACTGGGCCTGCCCAGACCGGTGCAGGAGGTGCAGAGGGAGATTCTGCACAACCTCGGCGTGCCCCCCGCGGAGCTACCAGATGATCCCGAGGACCTGAAGGAGGAGTTCAGAGCGGTGACCGCTGCTGCGCCGGATCGGGTGTACGTGCTGGACGACGTTCCGGAAAGGGAGGACTTCCTCATCGAGGAGGTCCTCCCCGAACGAGCGGCGCGTGTCATCCTGGTGAGCCGGGAGCGGCTCGGACTGAGCGAGATCACAAATCGGCGGGTTGTCGAGAACCGCCTCGGCCCACTTGACGAGGAGCAACAGAGGGAACTGCTTGGTTCTGTCTGTGGGGAGCTGCCCTTAGCCGCCGAACCCGGCCTGCGTCACATTCTGATGACGTGCCGCGGGGTAGCCCGGGCCGTCCTCCTCGCCGGTGCGGCGATCAGCCTGTATGGAGTCGAAGCGGTCGGGTCGATGGCGGCTCGGCTGGACAGGGACGGCACCTCGGCCGTCGACACGCTTCTCGATCTCCATGGCCGGCTTTCGGGCGAGCCTGCGAGCTCTCAGGCCAGGGTCCTTGGTGTCGTCGCGCATTTCCAAGAGAGAGTGATCGACCAGCGCGCCATCGCGGTCGCCTCGGGTCTCAGCACCTCTCAGGTCGAGCGGGAAATGGACCGCCTCGCCGAGGCGAAGCTCGTAGAAAGGGTCGAGGTCGGCGACCGTTCGCTCTGGGTCGGGGATCTCGGCGGGCGGGTGCGCTGTCCCGACGTTGTGGCCGAACGGGCGCAGGCTCTCGACCATCAACGCCAGCGGTCACTGGATGACGTGATAGAGGGTTCGCGTAGTAACCGCTTCGTGGAGGTCAGGGACTGGGCGAAAGGCGAGCAGGCGGCGCAGAGAGTCGAGCCTGGAAGGCTTCCTCCCGAGGTCGCCACCCGGGCGTTGCCCGATGAGATCGGAGCGTGCCTCCCAAAAGTTCTCACCCATCCCCTCAAGAGCGAACCGCGCGTGATACGGACCAGCCTGAATTTGGCCTCCGTCCACGAGGAGGTGGCGCAGCTGAGCCTCGAAGAGAAGTCAGCCCCGTCCCGGCAAGTCCCAGGCGAGCACCTCATGTTCGATCAGAAGTTCAGGGCGGTTCTTTGGGAGGAGGCCGTGTGGCCTCTGAGTCCCAACGAGCAGTCGAAATCGAGCCTACAGATGCTAAGCGAGAGCTCCGGGTTCGACGAGAACCCAGACGCGGGCGTGGTAGCCGCGATGGACCGGGAGGTTTCGGTTGACCCGGTGCCGCCGCTCATTGACGATTGGCCCGATATCATCTGA
- a CDS encoding GntR family transcriptional regulator — protein MSSATKPGTIKESKAEFCYELLRSRVLDGTYVPGYRLVVKELARETGVSTIPLREAMRRLQSDGLVEVVRNVGARVAVFDAEQAEHTLQILARLEGYATAAAAPHMTAAQISASREINDRMVGALVDFDPPAFTALNREFHFSIYRHCPDARLRSLLEEQWTLLDHMRRSSYTYVSSRARRTVVEHSHILALISDKADAAEIERFACAHTNAASDALH, from the coding sequence GTGAGTTCCGCGACGAAGCCGGGCACGATCAAGGAGAGCAAGGCCGAGTTCTGCTATGAGCTGCTGCGGTCGCGCGTCCTGGACGGCACGTACGTTCCTGGATATCGACTGGTCGTCAAGGAACTCGCCCGGGAGACCGGGGTCAGCACGATTCCGCTGCGCGAGGCGATGCGCCGGCTCCAGTCCGACGGGCTGGTCGAGGTGGTGCGCAACGTCGGCGCGCGCGTCGCGGTCTTCGACGCCGAGCAGGCGGAGCACACGCTGCAGATCCTGGCGCGCCTCGAGGGCTACGCCACCGCCGCCGCCGCACCGCACATGACGGCCGCGCAGATCTCCGCGTCCCGTGAGATCAACGATCGTATGGTGGGGGCGCTGGTGGATTTCGACCCCCCGGCCTTCACCGCGCTGAACCGCGAATTCCATTTCTCCATCTACCGGCACTGCCCGGACGCGCGTCTGCGTTCCCTGCTCGAAGAGCAGTGGACCCTCCTGGATCACATGCGCCGCTCGTCCTACACGTACGTCTCCAGCCGCGCCCGCCGTACGGTGGTCGAGCATTCGCACATCCTCGCGCTCATCTCGGACAAGGCCGATGCCGCCGAGATCGAGCGCTTCGCCTGCGCACACACGAATGCCGCCTCCGACGCGCTCCACTGA
- a CDS encoding carbohydrate ABC transporter permease — MVNGLVVTASSVLAILVLESAAAYAFSRFRFRGRGAFMGLLALGLLLPLQSYFITQNTIFTDLGLTDTRWALIVPYTAMGLPLATYLLKVYLDALPFELFEAARVDGAGDLRVFLMIVVPLLKPGLATVAIFSALTSWNEFLIYVVFNRWVVGGVTAGSLK; from the coding sequence GTGGTCAACGGCCTCGTCGTCACCGCGTCCTCGGTACTGGCCATTCTGGTATTGGAATCCGCCGCCGCCTACGCGTTCAGCAGATTCAGGTTCCGCGGTCGCGGCGCCTTCATGGGCTTGCTGGCGTTGGGACTCCTGCTCCCGTTGCAGTCGTATTTCATCACGCAGAACACGATCTTCACCGACCTCGGTCTCACCGACACCCGCTGGGCGCTCATCGTGCCGTACACCGCGATGGGCCTGCCGTTGGCGACGTACCTGCTCAAGGTCTACCTGGACGCGCTGCCGTTCGAGCTCTTCGAGGCCGCCCGCGTCGACGGCGCCGGCGACCTGCGCGTCTTCCTGATGATCGTGGTCCCGCTCCTGAAACCGGGCCTGGCCACCGTCGCCATCTTCTCCGCGCTCACCAGCTGGAACGAATTCCTTATCTACGTGGTGTTCAACCGATGGGTGGTGGGCGGCGTCACCGCCGGAAGCCTGAAATGA
- a CDS encoding nucleotidyltransferase domain-containing protein encodes MVLAREQLEEWSERGDFLQAAHTYETIKEALTSAALEDCEYEIFCQGSYAGKTNIVGDSDVDVVIALKDPFYANTDRLPPVQKEKYLKLHESSTRTWEWFRGRVIPVLQERFFGVQVRNKCVEVPAKALALKADVLISLDFHLYTLFHDHLHRYFEGGIEFHNGRTRVVNYPMQHRHNGEIKDLLCGGVFKPVVRIAKNARNRLVEDERSSVVKKGAPSYFVECLFYNVPNLCYIGCREPDAYRNAVVWLWENPMSRSDMLCQNRMTSLFGGTAETSWNLDDARLLVNGLYVQLTDHDGPGGMA; translated from the coding sequence GTGGTTCTCGCCAGGGAGCAGTTGGAGGAATGGTCAGAGCGAGGCGACTTCCTTCAGGCGGCGCACACCTACGAGACGATCAAAGAAGCCTTGACATCAGCGGCTCTTGAAGATTGCGAATACGAGATATTTTGCCAGGGATCGTATGCGGGGAAAACGAATATTGTCGGCGACAGCGACGTCGACGTCGTGATCGCTCTCAAGGACCCCTTCTATGCGAACACCGATCGGCTCCCTCCGGTGCAGAAGGAGAAGTACCTGAAGCTTCACGAGTCATCGACCCGCACCTGGGAGTGGTTTCGGGGAAGGGTCATTCCGGTGCTGCAGGAGCGGTTCTTCGGCGTGCAGGTGAGGAATAAGTGTGTAGAGGTCCCCGCCAAGGCCCTCGCCTTGAAGGCCGATGTGCTAATTTCGCTCGACTTCCACCTCTATACCCTGTTCCATGACCACCTGCATCGGTACTTTGAGGGGGGCATCGAATTTCATAATGGCCGCACCCGTGTCGTCAACTATCCCATGCAACATCGTCATAACGGTGAGATCAAGGATTTGTTATGCGGAGGAGTCTTCAAACCCGTTGTCCGAATCGCCAAGAACGCCCGTAACCGGCTCGTCGAGGACGAACGATCGTCCGTTGTCAAGAAGGGCGCGCCTTCCTACTTTGTGGAGTGCCTCTTCTATAACGTCCCCAACCTCTGCTATATCGGCTGCCGCGAGCCGGATGCCTACCGCAATGCGGTGGTGTGGCTGTGGGAGAACCCGATGAGCCGATCGGACATGCTCTGCCAGAACAGGATGACCTCCTTATTCGGCGGTACCGCAGAGACCTCATGGAACCTCGATGACGCACGGCTGCTCGTCAACGGACTTTACGTGCAGCTCACGGACCATGACGGCCCGGGAGGTATGGCGTGA
- a CDS encoding AfsR/SARP family transcriptional regulator, giving the protein MGPLEVWTGGERVRLSGAGQQRVLAALLLSAGHVVPLSRLVDAVWPQDPPPTAEKRVRNLVSELRRLLGDGGSDGPVAAGAGYRLDVGEDALDAAVFDRRVRRARRHAAEGEPAEAVTEFRAALNLWRGPVLAGLECPALQPQVTSWEERRTAALEEDIDLELDLGRHHSVISELTEQVAAHPLRERLAGQLMLALHRAGRRAEALRVFHDTRGTLAEELGLDPGEQLQRLHQRILASDPGLAAPPPDRRKRVHQLPHDLADFTGRTAELNRLVSALPDEGEEATAVVINSIDGMAGIGKTALAVHVAHRLAGRFPDVQLFIDLHTHTAGEQLGTTSAALDTLLRAVGVPGEQIPDKLHQRAGLWRAELADLKALIVLDNATSAEEVRPLLPGNPGSLVLITSRRRLTDLEAACTLSLEVLPPADAVALFTRIADDARAVTEPRSVQEVVRLCGHLPLAVRIAAARLRTRPTWTLAHLIERLADQQRRLGELATGDRSVAAAFSLSYRHLTPVQQRLFRLLSLHRGTDFDAYTAAAVADITVQEAESLLEDLLDIHLLQQHTVGRYRFHDLLHTYAAQLVLEEDTEADRRAALGRVLDHYLASLQGVYRLERNGCTLVDAMVATRSAGIAFSDLAEGQTWVSNELDGILGAIRMAAADPGAPIAVAADLLLALDPMGDVAFLWPRLNGPAAEVADAARARGESRAEARARYMLGGGLWQIDRLDEGEEQIRRGIRAAQDGGDEAIPERLLNVSALLASARQNYEEALEIFQEGLAACRRSGNWWSELEILNNIAALHIIVGGRPQEALAWVTRGLELVDRVGGQPYAWLYLMINRGRARVALGRPAEAVEDFHAALKASRARAFPFQEALALQELMQATRQLGQLEQALGHAEASLAIWRQLGQEAKQTEIREVQEEIHAELNGSHPLTT; this is encoded by the coding sequence TTGGGCCCGTTAGAGGTCTGGACCGGCGGCGAGCGGGTGCGCCTGAGCGGGGCCGGGCAGCAGAGGGTGCTGGCCGCGTTGCTGCTGTCAGCGGGTCATGTGGTGCCGTTGAGCCGTCTGGTGGACGCGGTCTGGCCGCAGGATCCGCCCCCCACCGCGGAGAAGCGCGTCCGGAATCTGGTCTCCGAGCTGAGGAGGCTGCTCGGCGACGGGGGTTCTGACGGGCCGGTGGCGGCGGGTGCCGGATACCGGCTCGACGTCGGAGAGGACGCCCTTGACGCCGCCGTCTTCGACCGCCGGGTGAGGCGGGCCCGCCGGCATGCCGCCGAGGGGGAACCGGCGGAGGCGGTGACCGAGTTCCGCGCGGCCCTGAACCTGTGGCGGGGGCCGGTGCTGGCGGGGCTGGAGTGCCCGGCGTTGCAGCCGCAGGTGACCAGCTGGGAGGAGAGACGGACGGCGGCGCTGGAGGAGGACATCGATCTGGAGCTGGACCTCGGCCGGCACCACAGCGTGATCAGCGAGCTGACCGAGCAGGTGGCCGCCCACCCGCTGCGGGAACGGCTGGCCGGTCAGCTGATGCTCGCCTTGCACCGGGCCGGCCGGCGGGCCGAGGCACTGCGGGTCTTCCACGACACCCGCGGAACGCTGGCGGAGGAACTGGGCCTGGACCCCGGCGAGCAGCTACAGCGGCTGCACCAGCGGATCCTGGCCAGCGACCCCGGCCTGGCGGCGCCGCCACCGGATCGGCGCAAGCGCGTCCACCAGCTGCCCCACGACCTCGCCGACTTCACCGGCCGTACCGCCGAGCTGAACCGCCTCGTCTCGGCCCTGCCGGACGAGGGGGAAGAGGCCACGGCGGTCGTGATCAATTCCATCGACGGGATGGCGGGTATCGGCAAGACCGCCCTGGCCGTGCACGTCGCGCACCGGCTGGCCGGCCGCTTCCCCGACGTGCAGCTGTTCATCGACCTGCACACGCATACGGCCGGAGAGCAGCTCGGCACCACGTCCGCCGCCCTGGACACGCTCCTGCGCGCGGTGGGCGTGCCGGGCGAGCAGATCCCCGACAAGCTGCATCAACGGGCCGGGCTCTGGCGGGCAGAACTGGCCGACCTCAAGGCACTGATCGTGCTGGACAACGCCACCAGCGCCGAAGAGGTCAGGCCACTGCTGCCCGGCAACCCCGGCAGCCTGGTGCTGATCACGAGCCGCCGCCGCCTCACCGACCTGGAGGCCGCATGCACGCTGTCCCTGGAGGTGCTGCCGCCCGCCGACGCGGTCGCGCTGTTCACCCGGATCGCCGACGACGCGCGCGCCGTCACCGAACCGCGGTCGGTGCAGGAGGTGGTGCGGTTGTGCGGCCATCTGCCGTTGGCGGTCCGGATCGCCGCCGCACGGCTGCGCACCCGTCCCACCTGGACCCTCGCCCATCTGATCGAACGCCTCGCCGACCAGCAGCGGCGGCTGGGCGAGCTGGCCACCGGGGACCGTAGCGTGGCCGCCGCGTTCTCCCTCTCCTACCGGCACCTCACCCCCGTCCAGCAGCGGCTGTTCAGGCTGCTCAGCCTGCACCGGGGCACCGATTTCGACGCGTACACCGCCGCCGCGGTCGCCGACATCACCGTCCAGGAGGCGGAGTCGCTCCTGGAGGATTTGCTGGACATCCACCTGTTGCAACAGCACACCGTCGGCCGGTACCGCTTCCACGACCTGCTGCACACCTACGCCGCCCAGCTCGTCCTCGAAGAGGACACCGAGGCCGACCGGCGCGCCGCCCTGGGCCGCGTCCTCGACCACTACCTCGCATCCCTCCAGGGCGTCTACCGGCTGGAACGGAACGGCTGCACGCTCGTCGACGCGATGGTGGCCACCCGGTCGGCGGGGATCGCGTTCAGCGACCTGGCCGAGGGACAGACCTGGGTGTCGAACGAGCTGGACGGCATCCTCGGCGCCATCCGCATGGCGGCCGCGGACCCCGGCGCGCCGATCGCCGTCGCCGCGGACCTGCTCCTCGCCCTCGACCCGATGGGCGACGTGGCGTTCCTGTGGCCGCGGCTCAACGGCCCCGCCGCCGAGGTCGCCGACGCCGCCCGGGCACGCGGCGAGTCCCGCGCCGAGGCGCGGGCGCGGTACATGCTCGGCGGCGGACTCTGGCAGATCGACCGCCTCGACGAGGGCGAAGAGCAGATCCGCCGCGGCATCCGGGCCGCCCAGGACGGCGGGGACGAGGCGATCCCGGAGCGGCTGCTCAACGTGTCCGCCCTGCTCGCCTCCGCCCGGCAGAACTACGAGGAGGCGCTGGAGATCTTCCAGGAGGGCCTGGCAGCCTGCCGGCGTTCCGGCAACTGGTGGTCGGAGCTGGAGATCCTCAACAACATCGCCGCCCTCCATATCATCGTCGGCGGACGTCCCCAGGAGGCGCTGGCCTGGGTGACGCGGGGGCTGGAGCTGGTGGACCGGGTCGGAGGGCAGCCCTACGCCTGGCTGTACCTGATGATCAACCGCGGCCGGGCGAGGGTGGCCCTCGGCCGTCCCGCCGAGGCGGTCGAGGACTTCCACGCCGCGCTGAAGGCCAGCCGCGCCCGCGCCTTCCCCTTCCAGGAGGCACTGGCCCTCCAGGAACTGATGCAGGCGACCCGGCAACTCGGGCAGCTGGAGCAGGCCCTCGGACACGCCGAGGCGAGCCTCGCCATCTGGCGGCAACTCGGCCAAGAGGCCAAGCAGACCGAGATCCGCGAAGTCCAAGAGGAAATCCACGCAGAACTGAACGGCTCCCACCCATTGACAACCTAA
- a CDS encoding MFS transporter, whose translation MPQAPRRRRPGAILALLAFAQLIISIDYNIVYVALPEIGSGLGFSAQHLQWVISAYAVAFGGFLLLGGRASDLLGPRRMFAVGLVLYAVSSLLGGLAESAAVLVAARAAQGVGGAFLFPATLTLVSTKFAEGRERNRAFAVWGTAGGSGMILGSLLGGVLTEAFGWESVFLVNVPLAGTAALLAFVSIAPDASRADGRSMDVAGALTSTIGITAVVFALVQGPESGWLSPAVLATALAGAALFAVFVVIERRSADPLLPLRLFTNRNLSVGTAVTFLYMGTFGTLLYFLTVYFQGVHGYDALTTGLAFLVPMAAIAVGSQTAGRLATRHGIRPVLVTALTVGGLGAVIVAATMATGASYVALIPGLVVLGVGQGAGYTLMFGAATLGVAAEERGIASGVASTSQQVGGAVGLALLVAVANAGLDGLGGRALRAATTDGLRTAMVIAAAGIAATALVALGLRKPGVKPNTEQVTEGEAQAGDRPAVHV comes from the coding sequence ATGCCCCAGGCGCCCCGGCGCCGCCGCCCGGGAGCGATCCTGGCGTTGCTGGCGTTCGCCCAGTTGATCATCTCGATCGACTACAACATCGTGTACGTCGCGCTGCCGGAGATCGGCTCCGGCCTCGGCTTCTCCGCACAGCACCTGCAGTGGGTGATCAGCGCGTACGCCGTCGCGTTCGGTGGCTTCCTGCTGCTCGGCGGGCGGGCGAGTGACCTGCTCGGACCGCGGCGGATGTTCGCCGTCGGGCTCGTGCTGTACGCGGTCTCCTCGCTGCTCGGCGGTCTGGCCGAGTCGGCCGCCGTGCTGGTCGCGGCCCGGGCCGCGCAGGGGGTCGGTGGCGCGTTCCTGTTCCCCGCGACGCTCACTTTGGTCTCCACGAAGTTCGCCGAGGGACGCGAGCGCAACCGGGCGTTCGCGGTGTGGGGCACGGCGGGCGGCAGCGGGATGATCCTCGGCTCACTGCTCGGGGGCGTGCTGACGGAGGCGTTCGGCTGGGAGTCGGTGTTCTTGGTCAACGTGCCCCTCGCCGGTACCGCCGCGCTGCTCGCCTTCGTGTCGATCGCACCGGACGCGTCGCGTGCCGACGGCCGCTCGATGGACGTCGCTGGGGCGCTGACCTCGACGATCGGTATCACGGCCGTGGTGTTCGCCCTGGTGCAGGGACCGGAGTCCGGATGGCTGTCGCCCGCCGTACTGGCCACCGCGCTCGCGGGCGCGGCCCTGTTCGCGGTGTTCGTCGTGATCGAACGGCGTAGCGCCGATCCGCTGCTGCCGCTGCGCCTGTTCACCAACCGCAACCTGAGCGTGGGGACGGCCGTCACGTTCCTGTACATGGGTACCTTCGGCACCCTGCTGTACTTCCTGACCGTGTACTTCCAGGGCGTGCACGGCTACGACGCGCTGACCACCGGGCTGGCGTTCCTGGTGCCGATGGCCGCCATCGCGGTCGGTTCGCAGACCGCGGGCAGGCTGGCCACCCGGCACGGGATCCGGCCGGTGCTGGTTACCGCGCTGACGGTGGGCGGCCTCGGCGCCGTGATCGTCGCCGCGACGATGGCGACCGGTGCCTCGTACGTCGCGCTGATCCCCGGCCTGGTCGTCCTCGGGGTCGGCCAGGGCGCCGGGTACACCCTGATGTTCGGCGCCGCCACGCTCGGGGTGGCCGCCGAAGAACGCGGCATCGCCTCGGGCGTCGCCTCCACCAGCCAGCAGGTCGGCGGCGCGGTCGGTCTGGCGCTGCTGGTGGCGGTCGCCAACGCGGGCCTGGACGGACTCGGCGGCCGAGCGCTGCGTGCCGCGACGACCGACGGGCTGCGCACCGCGATGGTGATCGCGGCGGCGGGCATCGCGGCGACCGCGCTGGTCGCGCTCGGCCTGCGCAAACCCGGCGTCAAGCCGAACACCGAGCAGGTCACCGAGGGCGAAGCGCAGGCTGGCGACCGCCCGGCCGTGCACGTCTGA
- a CDS encoding CBASS cGAMP-activated phospholipase produces MSGPYHVLTLDGGGLRGIFTAAVLTEIESALGPAFVDVFDLLVGTSTGGIIALGLASGRTCREMLDFYREAGASIFGRPRRLRRLNGPKHDRTALDAVLQRRFGEMRMNDLAKPVCITAYELVHGTPRVWKDDHAPGLRWGGDQLVWKVAASTSAAPTYLAPVQMGEADSLVDGGVWANNPAMVGVIEAIRYNGRGLGDLRLLSVGTTSQPMRIAGHHKALSMGSLKWAINALSLLQGSTSAAVDHQVRLLLGDAYLRLDSERTRRIALDDVQACGPLQEWGHGVGRMNLDKVRKLLDLR; encoded by the coding sequence GTGAGCGGGCCGTACCATGTTCTGACCCTGGACGGCGGAGGACTCAGGGGAATTTTCACGGCGGCCGTCCTGACGGAGATCGAGAGCGCGTTGGGCCCCGCGTTCGTCGACGTGTTCGACCTGCTGGTGGGCACGTCAACCGGAGGGATCATCGCCCTCGGGCTGGCTTCCGGCCGGACCTGCAGGGAGATGCTGGACTTCTACCGCGAGGCGGGCGCTTCGATCTTCGGCCGGCCGCGGCGGCTCCGCAGGCTCAACGGCCCCAAGCACGATCGGACGGCCCTGGACGCGGTCCTTCAGCGGCGATTCGGCGAGATGCGCATGAACGATCTTGCCAAACCCGTCTGCATCACCGCCTATGAACTCGTACACGGCACGCCCCGGGTCTGGAAGGACGACCACGCACCGGGTCTGCGGTGGGGCGGCGATCAGTTGGTGTGGAAGGTCGCCGCGTCCACCTCCGCCGCGCCCACGTATCTCGCTCCCGTCCAGATGGGAGAGGCCGACAGCCTGGTGGACGGCGGCGTTTGGGCGAACAACCCGGCGATGGTCGGCGTGATCGAGGCCATCAGGTACAACGGCAGGGGCCTCGGCGACCTCCGTCTCCTCTCGGTCGGCACAACCAGCCAGCCCATGCGTATCGCCGGTCACCACAAGGCGCTGTCGATGGGCAGCCTCAAATGGGCCATCAACGCGCTCTCCTTACTTCAGGGCAGCACGTCCGCAGCGGTGGACCACCAGGTAAGGCTCCTTCTCGGCGACGCCTACCTCCGGCTCGACAGTGAGCGGACGAGGAGGATCGCTCTGGACGATGTCCAGGCATGCGGACCCCTCCAAGAATGGGGACACGGGGTCGGCCGCATGAACCTCGACAAGGTGCGAAAGCTGCTCGATCTCCGGTAG